The genomic DNA CGTGGAAGCAAAACTTTAGAGGAAAAAGACAACCTATGGGATTGACGATGATTGAATTTACAAGTGAAGTGGCTTTACAGAGGAATCAGGATGTTTCTGAGAGAGGAAATTCATTAAATTCTAGCTTGaatattttctgtttgcttttaagTCAAACCAAAAGCTTTGAATCCCAGCTTCCCAGTTTGTGACCGTGAGCAATTGCTTAACTTTTTCAAAGCCTCCATATTCTCactctaaaataaaagataatccTACTGCCTCTTAGCATTATGAAATCATATGAGGTAATGTATGTAGGGCATTTACAAGAAGCCTGGTACTTGGTGTACCTAAGTATGTTAGTGATTATTATTAAATTAGAGGAACAAAACTTTCTCTAGCATTGACTGCTCTTGAAGTAATCACACCAAAGAGGTGATATGAGAGGATAAAACCCTCCTGCAGTAGTGGCTATAGAAATGATGACGGGGAACTAGATCTGGAAAATATTCCAAAGAAAGCCACAGatagacacattttttttcctattggaaTTAGGCAATGAAGTTAAACAGAAGTTACACTATggttgaaataaatgtatttttaaaagatttttctttctttaattattaaaaaacacaatttttgtagaaatttttaaacaatgtataaagaaaataaaaatcattcataATCTACTCAAATaagcattgttaatttttttccatgtattttttctttttccatgtgtgtaagcattatatatatgaaaattaaattttctaaaataattttcaggaaaaataaattttaattaattgagCTTCTATTAAATAGGCCTGAAAAGCAAAACCTGGActagaattctctctctctctctctctccccgctctgtatctatatatatatgtatatgtgtatatgtgctgtGTATACATGATTCTTAACTTATTACCAGCAGAGAACCACCATGAAACAAAAGTCTAGCAGTTCTTAACCTTTTTGGGGGAATCACAGTCTTTTTTGAATCTGATGAAAATCAAGGACGCTTTTCCCAGAAATGTTCTCATCTGTGCATACATAAGACATTTTGCATTTCAGAGGGTTCACAGATATTTTGAAGCCCAAAAGGTTCCACAGACCCCAGATTGAGAACCCTTCCACTATGCCACACTTAAGCTTATTTCTATGTATCTCTTTCTGAGGAGCAGGCTGATGGGTCATCTTTACAGTGTTcttggcatttttattttgttttgcttttctgcaCTATGATGGAGCAAGCAACACTGGAGGCAACTGGCTAAATGCAAACTCATGAATCAAGACCAAAATGGCTAAATAGATAGATGCATGCTGTTTGGTTTTGACAACCTAGAAATAATCTTGAAGAAATCCTATGGAGAAGTCTTAAAGAGGAAGATTGGATTTTGTAGACTCAAAGAATGTGTCATGGTTTGGCTTAATCTAagccatttttattcttcttttcttgtgTTTGGGTCTATTATCTGTCTGTAGAATTTATACATTGAGACTGATGGCAAAGTCTTATGTCTAATTATTTGCTGTGCTATGTGGAGAGTACtgcagaaaaatcaataaacaatcAATAGTAATTGTAGCCTGCCTCAGAGACAGAAGTTAGAAGCTTCAACTGGCTTAGGTGCCTggtatttttcattaattttcttttgctagttttttttctgtaatataaagcctaaatttaaagattaaatggAAAAGCTTTCTTTGCTTATGAAAACAGGTAGACACTGTTTTTAAAAGAGGGAATACATAATCCCAGGTGTTTTACCTCTGTTAATGAGAAAGATGTCTGTTTGCTTCAGATTGAATGAGCAAAGAAGAGGACAAGGTTATTTGCATGGTTAAATGCCTATGAGTCCTTCCTTCAGGAAGTAATATTCCCCTGATGTCAATTACTTTTACACGGACATCTGGATGTTTATCGTAAGAGTGTACAGATGTCAACTTTTCCTGTATTATAGCTGGAAATGTGGTGATAAGTTGACTTTGATTTGAGTAAACATAAAATATCTAACATTTAAAGTCAGAAGTTCACTTCAGGAAGTGGTTTAAActgacatttattaaaaagaatggtGCCTTGGAAAAAAACATCAGAACCATCTCTAAAGATACATACACTCTGATAAAGTAAACAAAGTCCCAGTTATGCTTTATGTAACAAATAACAGAACTTGAACATGACATTTATCTGTTCCTTAAACTTACAGAAGCTGGCTCTGAAGATATTGACATACTTCCCAATGGTCTGGCTTTCTTTAGTGTGGTGAGTGTCTTCTTCCTTATACAAATTCAGTAGAGGAGATACAAGGGTATTTGATGAGGCCTGCAGAACAGTAAGTTgcttttaaagttcattttccaaaatgcattctaaagaaaagagggGTCAAACAGGATCTTGGAAAACTTCCTCCAGCTTTTCTAAATACAGAGATGAAGACTCTTTGCCCATTGAGATAGTGCTCTTTATTTCCCCACTGCACTGCACTAAAATATTCTAATGCAAcctgtggtgtttttttttttctttcattatttatttattctttgaaatggagtcttgttctggtcacccaggctggagtgcagtggtgccatctcagctcaccgcaacctctgcctcctgggttcaaatgattctcccatctcagcctcctgagtagctgggattacagatacctgccaccatgcccagctaacttctgtattttttagtagagatggggtttcaccattttggccaggctgatcttgaacttctgacctcaggtgatccgcccacctgagcatcctaaagtgctgagattacaggagtgagccacaatgcccagccgcaatctgtgttttaaatatGCATTATTAAAAGGGATATATGAGATCTTCCTGTGGATACTCAATACTAACATGCTATTTTAAATACAGCATCTACCCATCTGTCTATTACATATTCAACTTTAAGCAAATATTCttgccattattatttattttcaaatattataccAACCTTGCCctattgctttctttcttttttcccctgaatAGCCAATCATAAGTGGAAAGTCATTGACTGAGTTTATTTACACCCTTCACTTTGCCTTGATTCTTGTGAGCTGAAAAATAGTATCCTTTCTGGGCATACCATAGAAAGACTTTAAAAACAGTTGGCTTGTGAATATTGTTGAAAATGGCTTGCAACAATATCCATTCTAATTGGAAATCCAGATAAGAGGTCAGATGAGGAGGTTCTGACCACCTACCTCCCTGGCTTGGGCAGATGTAGGAATTCTTGGCATCTTCATAGGTCCAGTTTTTCTGGAGGAAGAAGTAACCAACTCTTCTGAAGCCTGACTGTAATTATTCTGTTTCCTCTCAACATCCATTATTTTCAGTCTCTGAGACTCAGGAAGAATATGGAAAAACTGGAAGATACTTAGAAGGGAGTCACCACACTAATAAAATAGTTGTTAGACTTATGAGAAAGGTGAGAGAACTCAGCTTGGAATAGAATGAGAGTGAGAACAGTCTTCAGGTTCCTGACGGTTTTTATATGAAAGACTGTGAGCAGCTGGTTATTACCACTGAGGGAATAAAGAAATACTGTGGGCTTTAGCAGAAAcaccaatatatatatttaattaaaaaaataaggttttaaaAGAAAGGTTTTATTTAATTGCCAACACAGAATGAGTAAAGTAATATTTATAGTAGAATTCTGGGTTTGTTTAGAAGCACATGCTTGCACATGTGTATATAGGCTTAGGAAAAATTACTGGGACCACTAGTCCAACATATTCAGAAGTAGAGATGCAAAAATTCTGAATAACGTAGAACGCAGTCGcattgaattttttgtttgtttgtggttttgtcgttgttgttttgcAAGGATGTGTTCTTAGAGATTTTTATAATCTAGAATTCACCTATTTCAAGATTTCTCTCCAGCCCCCATAGTAATAAATCTGAAGTAGGAGGGATGAGGTCTCCAAGCACACAACTCTATAGCCATTTTAGCTTGGGGGCATATTACAGTTACAAAGATCTTATAGCCATGTCAGTAgaactttttctgctttttttctgttatccTCCTTTGGTTATTTgactttgatttttaaacaaatttagaaacaTTCCCAGTTTGCTGCTGTTTTTCATTTACTTGGTATTGTCTCTAATATAACCCAGAGTGTACTGTCTTCTAAGTGAAGAGCTCCTACATTGTGGGGATTGTTTGTTGTTCTTCCTAGCATTTTAGCTCATCCAACCTGACCTATTTTACAGTTATGGGTTGAGGGTCACCTCAAAATTAATGTCACACTTCATGAATAATTGGATGACATacaataaaaggtaaaaaatataaacaacaatGTGAGTGTACTtcacaccactgaactgtacacttaaaaatggtgaaaGTGATGAATATTATGTgaattttatcacaattaaaaataaatttataaaaagagaaaaaaatacttaataagGAGCGCCAGCATAACCATGTCTAGTTATTACCATCTGATAGTGTTTCCTTTGCATGGAAATCATGCTATTGTTTTGGGGACATTCATAAAGAATAGAGATTAATAATAACTGAAGTGGCACTGCCATGTAACGATAGCATAATTCCAGTTTGTTCTACTTACGCCGCCTGCCTTCCATGAAAGTATACGATTATAGATCATTTTAATTGGAGAGATTTCCTCTTATATCCAATTTTATACGTAAAGTGAGACTTTTTTATTGTGCCGttaaatttgcttaaaatatGACTTCACCGTATTAGTAAACTGAATAAGGTAAtgcattcaaataaaatttatcacCAAGAAGGCTTTACCTTAAGAATGCAatgatgaatcacatttttaGATAGGCTGATAGGTAATTTAATaactgatttaaaagaaaagacgTAGATCATCTCAGTGAGTAccaaaaaagcatttaataaaatttaatacttATTCCTAGAGTTTCAAGCAAactagaaggagaaggaaaattcCCACAAAACTACAGCGAACATTTTTCTTAATGGTGAAGCATTACCTGCATTTGCATTAATGTTCCAACAGGAAGAAAATACCCAGCAATACCACAACCCTCAGTAATCTACTAGGGTTCTTAGGGATtcagtaaaacaagaaaaagaaacttgagataggaaagaaaaagacaaaactgtcAGGAGAAACAGGGACTGGCtcaattgcccaggctgctgtgcggTAGTACAGTCAGGTCACTGCAGGCTGAACTGctaaactcctgtactcaagagatccttccaccttagccaagtagctaggactacaagtgctcaccacaaaacccacctaattttttttttttttagtagagaccagctatgttacccaggctggtctcaaactcctggcctcaagcaatcctgccatgtcagcctcccaaagtgctgggatcataggcatgagccaccaggcctgacctAAAGCTGTAGTAATTTAAAAGCTGTTATACTGGCACAAGAATAGGCATGAGACATTAAAAGAACACAACAGAGagtccctaaatagaccaatatgTAAGAGATCTAGCACATGATAAATGAGACATTTTGAATCAGTGGGAAAAGGATGGACTATATGCCGGGCACTGTTCCAGGCAGTGGGATCTAGCAGTGAACAAACTTTCCACAGTCAGTATGCAGATGTCACTTTTCTCCACTTTCAGCTTTCCCTGGATCACCTTGTCCACCAACCTTCTGATTACCCTCTGAAGAGAATAAATCCCTGATCTTCTGTATCAACTCAACAAAATCAGTTATTTTCAGCTTTCAGTGTTCCAGCTCCccgttattattttttctattatactttctctgttttttgagttttttgtggCTTTATACCACTACTGTAACCATAtctctatttctccttcatgtacAGTTCCCATGTTAGTCTGTAAAGACACTTCAGCctttgtatttaacatttttcacTGTTTTGGAAGGGTCTGAAATTCCCAGGACTCCACAGCTTTGCACCAGATAAGCCTGGAGGAATACTAATGATggatctaaaagaagaaaaaccgaGGGCACGGGAATTAAGAATCAGCCGTGGGTTTGATTTGGCTTCATTCAACCCACATGGCATCAGCACTTTCATAGACAATGGTAAGAGCCAATGAGCTACCAATGTTTTGAAACCTGTGATGGTTCACAAATGACTATGAAAAAGAGATTCGGATCATATTTATAGGAAGAGAAGAACAATTAAGTCATGAATGATTTCTGTATTCTTCAGTACAAACAAGTTGTTCATCTGCCTCTTGAGCTGGCAGTAAGTTATGCTACATTTTGAAATTTCTAACAGTTAACACCTGATAGAATGTTTAGATTTTataatcttttcatatacctatgatcattgcattttaaaaagaactgtaTTTTTGAATTAAACTAGAAACAGATTATGCATAAATTCTGTATATGGAGTGGGAAATACTTTCTTAAAGGTCAGGGAACCAATGATCAGAAATAACACCAGACAGACAGCAATAGGAAAGACGGAGAAGAATGATTTGTTAGGTCACCTAATAGCTTATACATTCAACCTTTCCTTGCCTGTGGTATTTAAATGTCAGTGTCTGCCCAGAGGTGCTGTGGTAAATTAACTCTGTTCTTTCAATTCTTTAGATGACACAGTTTATCTCTTTGTTGTAAACCACCCAGAATTCAAGAATAcagtggaaatttttaaatttgaagaagcagaaaattctCTGTTGCATCTGAAAACAATCAAACATGAGCTTCTTCCAAGGTACTtccttattttattccttttctaatTTATCCCCAGCATTTTTAAACAATCTCCATGGTGGGCTGTCCTGTCATCTTTTATaagagcatacacacacacacacacacacaaacacacaaatatgtTTCAGCTAATATATAAGAGCTAAAgagcttatatttatttatttataaactcGTTTCCTTATAAACCAGGGTGAGCATGGCATATGAAAATTGATGTCGCTCATTATGCTATTCACTGTTCTATGTggagttctttgagaaatgatGAAATGCCCAACTGCAGGGTGATACCCTTCAGGCCCATCTTGAGGGTAGAAGACAAACCCTAACATTTTTTCCTAGTGTCACCCTCCATCTCATCCTCATCCAGGTCATAACTCATCACCCGGATGAGTGTCCTGCCAAGGAAGAGTGGCCTGTTTTATATTGGGTTTGTATGCTTTGCATGGGACTTTATACCGATTGCTTTTATAGGGTTAGTGGTGGTTGAATGCTAGTAATCCCACAGGATTGGAGCCACTCAAGTTGAAAGTGGGTCATTACTACAAGAACATAAAGCTTGTTGAAAATGTGGCTAAAAGAGAATCATATGTACCCAACCCCAGTTCAGTGTGTATTAGTCTACTGCTTCTTTTAGTTTAAActtgatgaatattttaaatttcattagaaATTATCTAGGGCCCATCTATGCCTATCTAGGGCATGAGCATGTAACTTTCAATAATTCCTTCCAAATATGCACTTGATAAAAAATAGGAGCCCAAATACCATCCAAGCATTATGGTGCTCTTTCAGAAAAAGGAGACCTACCTTCCCTGTagctctgtatttttcatttagcAAAGAATAAAACAGCTCTTTCAGAAATTTTTGCATAGAGTAAccagaatttaaatttaataacacCTTCACCTAACTggtcttaaaaatgaaattgtttttagcATATAAATCTCTCACATGAAGCATTGTACTATGGCAATTTCATCATCCATCCCTCTGcaagtgtttattgagtgcctgtaCATTCTCATCATGTCAGCTTTGTGAGGCAGGTAGAAATTGAACAGTCAACATTAGTTTGACTAATAACTAagcaagggaaattagaaaaatcCAGGAACTAAGCAAATGGAAGCTACGTAAATGTTACGGACTGTCTAACCAGCTCACCAGCCAATCAGGCTCTCTCCAGCTCTGTACTGTGGACAGCTCTGTCCTTATATATAGTTGTTAAACCCTACATTTCTTGCTGTCGAAAAACATGCCCTGTTGGTACTAAGTTCTCTATTCTTTTATAGTAATCCTACCATAATTGTTAAATGACCTGTGTTTAGATTACCTGGTACCATATGAAATTCTTCTCTGGCAACAATATTACAGTATACTgtatgcaattttattttattttatttttttgagatggagtttcactcttgttacccaggctggagtgcaatggcgcgatctcggctcaccgcaacctctgcctcctgggttcaggcaattctcctgcctcagcctcccgagtagctgggactacaggtgtgcaccaccatgcccacctaatttttgtatttttttagtagagatggggtttcaacatgttgaccaagatggtctcgatctcttgacctcctgattcaccctcttcggcctcccaaagtgctgggattataggcgtcagccaccgcgcccagcctgtatgTGATTTTAGCTCATCTTTTCCTCTTACCAAAAATTTAAAGCACATGCTGTGTAAATCTTATGGGTACTTAATATTTAATATGGAGACCAACAGGCCTTTTATTTCCTCTCacatgctatttttctttttcagtgtgaATGATATCACAGCTGTTGGACCAGCACATTTCTATGCCACAAATGATCACTACTTCTCTGATCCTTTCTTAAAGTATTTAGAAACATACTTGAACTTACGCTGGGCAAATGTTGTTTACTACAGTCCAAATGAAGTTAAAGCAGTAGCAGAAGGATTTGATTCAGCAAATGGGATCAACATTTCACCTGATAATAAGTATGACCCTTTATAGAATATCTTCATTTGTGGTGCTGGCcacattcttttctttgctttttttgttaaTGTGACAATAGTTTTCTTGATGTTTATGGTatattatacacatatgtatacactatATGTGGTATATTTACCATATATggtatattatacataatatgtatacactatatgtatacatatagtgtataattatgtatattttgtacatatatttacatatttacatatagtaTATACTTAATCACATATaagtatatgcaaatatatatatgtaagtataataCTATATACTacaataatatatgtatttacatataataaagttTGGAATACATCAttatcaaatttaattttataaatataaattttaaagtgtgATCATACTGATGCATACATATTAAAGTATCTGATAggtatttccttttaaataagtATGCCATTATTTTTACTGGCCATATACTATTCCATTATAAGGATGATTTTAAACTAACCAATTCTCTATTGATGTATATGTGtatgggggtggggagttctacataaaaaacattttatacttCTTATTTACCTTGTAAGTTTAAACAAGTACCTTTTAAAGGAAAAGGTCCCTTAGAGAACATTATAACATAATGGTTAAACTTGTGGATTTTGGACTCATACAGGCCGGGGTTCAAATACCACCCAGGGCATTGGCTAAATGGTTTTATGAGCTACTTTTCTGTAAAACAGACCCCTAGCAATAGAACTATTTGCTCAAACAGTGTGAatcttgggccaggcgcagtggctcaagcctgtaatcccagcactttgggaggccgaggcgggtggatcacgaggtcgagagatcgagaccatcctggtcaaaatggcgaaaccctgtctctactaaagatacaaaaaattagctggacatggtggcgtgtgcctgtaatcccagctactcaggaggctgaggcaggagaattgcctgaacccaggaggcggaggttgcggtgagccaagattgcgccattgcactccagcctgggtaacaagagcgaaactccgtctcaaaaaaaaaaaaaaaaaaaaaacagtgtgaaTCTTTTAAATGTTAACTTTGATATTGCCAAATTGTCCTCCAAAATTATCTCACTATTTTTATATGTACAACCACAACTTAGAGGATATTAAATTCTTTATTAGCTTTCTTATGTACTGCCTCAGCACACTGAAAAATTTAAACTA from Callithrix jacchus isolate 240 chromosome 11, calJac240_pri, whole genome shotgun sequence includes the following:
- the PON2 gene encoding serum paraoxonase/arylesterase 2, translating into MGRLVAMGLLGIALAFLGERLLALRNRLKASGEVESVDLPDCHLIKGIEAGSEDIDILPNGLAFFSVGLKFPGLHSFAPDKPGGILMMDLKEEKPRARELRISRGFDLASFNPHGISTFIDNDDTVYLFVVNHPEFKNTVEIFKFEEAENSLLHLKTIKHELLPSVNDITAVGPAHFYATNDHYFSDPFLKYLETYLNLRWANVVYYSPNEVKAVAEGFDSANGINISPDNKYIYVADILAHEIHVLEKHPNMNLTQLKVLELDTLVDNLSIDPSSGDIWVGCHPNGQKLFVYDPNNPPSSEVLRIQNILSEKPTVTTVYANNGSVLQGSSVASVYDGKLLIGTLYHRALYCEL